In a single window of the Bacillus mycoides genome:
- a CDS encoding LysR family transcriptional regulator produces MELRDLQIFQSVADRGSVSGAAKELNYVQSNVTARIKQLENELKTPLFYRHKRGMTLTAEGRKMLVYVHKILQDVEELKQVFLDSETPSGILKIGTVETVSTLPTILSSYYKSYPNVDLSLQAGLTEELIREVLDHQLDGAFISGPIKHPLIEQYDVSTEKLMLVTQNKAFHIEEFTTTPLLVFNQGCGYRSKLERWLKDEGLLPKRIMEFNILETILNSVALGLGITLVPQSAVQHLSTAGKVHCHPIPEKYGSISTVFIRRKDSYMTNSMRSFLKTIEAHHHINML; encoded by the coding sequence ATGGAATTACGAGACTTACAAATCTTCCAGAGCGTTGCCGACCGCGGTAGTGTAAGCGGCGCAGCAAAGGAATTAAATTACGTACAATCAAATGTAACCGCACGTATTAAACAATTAGAAAACGAGCTGAAAACACCTCTCTTTTACCGTCATAAGCGAGGCATGACTTTAACAGCTGAAGGAAGAAAAATGCTCGTTTACGTTCATAAAATTTTGCAAGATGTTGAAGAGCTAAAACAAGTGTTTTTAGATAGTGAAACACCATCTGGTATATTAAAAATCGGTACAGTCGAAACAGTCAGTACATTGCCTACCATTTTATCTTCTTACTACAAAAGCTATCCAAATGTCGATTTATCATTACAAGCTGGTCTAACGGAAGAGCTTATTAGAGAAGTACTCGATCACCAATTAGATGGCGCCTTTATATCAGGTCCTATTAAACATCCACTAATTGAACAATACGATGTTAGTACTGAGAAATTAATGCTTGTTACACAAAATAAAGCTTTTCATATAGAAGAATTTACTACGACGCCCCTACTCGTTTTTAATCAAGGATGTGGATACCGTTCCAAGCTTGAACGATGGCTTAAAGATGAAGGTTTGCTACCAAAAAGAATTATGGAGTTTAACATATTAGAAACTATATTAAATAGCGTAGCGCTCGGTCTTGGGATTACACTCGTCCCCCAGTCTGCGGTGCAGCACCTTTCTACAGCAGGTAAAGTACACTGTCATCCAATTCCGGAGAAATATGGTAGTATTTCAACTGTTTTCATACGCCGTAAAGATAGTTACATGACCAATTCGATGCGAAGCTTTTTAAAAACAATTGAAGCACATCATCATATCAATATGCTTTAA